AAACGGTGTCCATCAGGCCGGTGCCCATCAGCACCTCGGCACGGATTCGCGGGGCCAGGTACTGGCAGTCGATGTAGCCGAGGCGGGTGAAGATCTCGTCCTCGCGGGCGTGGGTCGGGTCAAACATCCGCATGAAGGTCCGCAGTTCGTCGTAGGCGGCCTTCGCCAGGTCCATCTCCCACACGCGCAGATAGTCGCACAGGAAGGGGAAGGACGGGATGGCCTTGCGGATGCGCGGTTCGAGGGAAGCACAGGCCAGCGTGAGGCCGCCGCCTTGGGAGCCGCCGATCGCGCAGACGCGGTCCGCATCGACTTCGGGAAGGTCCATGGCGATCCCTGCGAGCTGCGCGGTGTCGAGGTAGATGTGGCGGAAGAGGAGGTTCGCGGGGTCGTCATCGAGGCCGCGGATGATGTGCCCGTGGAGGGTGTTGCCCGTCACGCCGCCCTTGTCCTCGGACTTGCCTGCCTGTCCCCGGCAGTCCAGCGCGACGATGGAGTAGCCCATCGCGACGTAGCTGAGCTTGTCGTGCCAGTCGCCGGAACTGCCGCTGTAGCCGTGGAACATGACGACCGCGGGGTGAGGTGCTGTCACCTGCGCAGGTCGCAGGTACTTGGCGTGAATCCGCGCTCCGCGGACTCCGGTGAACCACAGGTCGAAGCACTCGGCACCCGGGACCTGGAACTCGGCCGGCTCCAGCGCGACCTGGGGGTCCACGGCGTGCATCTCGCGCAGGGCCTCCTCCCAGTACTCGTCGAAGTCGTCCGGGCGCGGGTTGCGACCCTGGTAGCTGCGCAGTTGCTCCAGTGGCATATCAATGAGTGGCATGAGTGAGTCTCCCGTTCAGTTGATGTTCGGCGGTCGGCAGGTTCGGCATATAGGCCATGGCGACCTGCCCGAGTCGTGAAGGTGGCGGTTCACCCTCGGCGAACCTTGTGCCCGATGTCCTGGGGTCGCGCGCAACACTTGCTGCGCTCTGAGGGAGGAAAGAGATGACCCGGTACTCCGCAAGGCTGTCCTTGACC
The nucleotide sequence above comes from Armatimonadia bacterium. Encoded proteins:
- a CDS encoding alpha/beta fold hydrolase, which translates into the protein MPLIDMPLEQLRSYQGRNPRPDDFDEYWEEALREMHAVDPQVALEPAEFQVPGAECFDLWFTGVRGARIHAKYLRPAQVTAPHPAVVMFHGYSGSSGDWHDKLSYVAMGYSIVALDCRGQAGKSEDKGGVTGNTLHGHIIRGLDDDPANLLFRHIYLDTAQLAGIAMDLPEVDADRVCAIGGSQGGGLTLACASLEPRIRKAIPSFPFLCDYLRVWEMDLAKAAYDELRTFMRMFDPTHAREDEIFTRLGYIDCQYLAPRIRAEVLMGTGLMDTVCPPSTQFAAFNKITSPKEVVIYPDFGHEGLPGFTDRAFGFLTNW